Proteins encoded within one genomic window of Paramisgurnus dabryanus chromosome 13, PD_genome_1.1, whole genome shotgun sequence:
- the LOC141279808 gene encoding G2/M phase-specific E3 ubiquitin-protein ligase-like isoform X2, with protein sequence MEDLQDCTLKHTTMLQTAGCFRCVKSLEDKMTIVSDFLRWFKEGLSALGLYNALQLYPALLSPVLCHVEKQLTAELLEDLFRPDLSPLGSNRRVREGKTLGFWNDYLLDCQEGQTAVSVEEVLMFATGLNSLPPSGLNPQPKLEFIEDSPYPMANTCANTLKLPVLSNFELFKSNMDFGIQNSPGFGCF encoded by the exons ATGGAAGATCTGCAAGACTGTACTCTTAAGCACACCACGATGTTGCAGACTGCAGGGTGCTTCAGATGTGTGAAGTCCCTTGAGGACAAGATGACCATTGTATCCGACTTCCTGAGATG GTTTAAAGAAGGACTCTCAGCTCTTGGATTGTACAACGCACTGCAGCTGTACCCAGCACTGCTGTCCCCTGTCCTGTGCCATGTAGAAAAGCAGCTCACTGCTGAGTTGCTGGAGGATCTCTTCAGGCCAGACTTGAGTCCATTGGGGAGCAATAGGAGGGTCAGAGAGGGAAAGACCCTGGGATTTTGGAATGACTACCTCCTTGATTGTCAAG AAGGCCAGACTGCTGTATCAGTGGAGGAGGTGCTCATGTTTGCCACTGGACTGAATTCTCTCCCCCCATCTGGACTGAACCCGCAGCCAAAACTGGAATTCATTGAAGATTCACCATATCCAATGGCAAATACGTGTGCTAACACATTGAAATTGCCAGTGTTAAGTAATTTTGAACTCTTCAAGTCCAATATGGACTTTGGCATTCAGAACTCTCCTGGTTTTGGCTGCTTCTAA
- the LOC141279808 gene encoding G2/M phase-specific E3 ubiquitin-protein ligase-like isoform X1 codes for MEDLQDCTLKHTTMLQTAGCFRCVKSLEDKMTIVSDFLRWFVIDRNMCVIDRFKEGLSALGLYNALQLYPALLSPVLCHVEKQLTAELLEDLFRPDLSPLGSNRRVREGKTLGFWNDYLLDCQEGQTAVSVEEVLMFATGLNSLPPSGLNPQPKLEFIEDSPYPMANTCANTLKLPVLSNFELFKSNMDFGIQNSPGFGCF; via the exons ATGGAAGATCTGCAAGACTGTACTCTTAAGCACACCACGATGTTGCAGACTGCAGGGTGCTTCAGATGTGTGAAGTCCCTTGAGGACAAGATGACCATTGTATCCGACTTCCTGAGATGGTTTGTCATTGATCGTAACATGTGTGTGATTGACAG GTTTAAAGAAGGACTCTCAGCTCTTGGATTGTACAACGCACTGCAGCTGTACCCAGCACTGCTGTCCCCTGTCCTGTGCCATGTAGAAAAGCAGCTCACTGCTGAGTTGCTGGAGGATCTCTTCAGGCCAGACTTGAGTCCATTGGGGAGCAATAGGAGGGTCAGAGAGGGAAAGACCCTGGGATTTTGGAATGACTACCTCCTTGATTGTCAAG AAGGCCAGACTGCTGTATCAGTGGAGGAGGTGCTCATGTTTGCCACTGGACTGAATTCTCTCCCCCCATCTGGACTGAACCCGCAGCCAAAACTGGAATTCATTGAAGATTCACCATATCCAATGGCAAATACGTGTGCTAACACATTGAAATTGCCAGTGTTAAGTAATTTTGAACTCTTCAAGTCCAATATGGACTTTGGCATTCAGAACTCTCCTGGTTTTGGCTGCTTCTAA